The following proteins are co-located in the Paralichthys olivaceus isolate ysfri-2021 chromosome 2, ASM2471397v2, whole genome shotgun sequence genome:
- the LOC109629045 gene encoding prostacyclin synthase has product MIWTVFLLLHAVLLYFIVTHRTRSKSEPPLDKGVIPWLGHALEFGSDASKFLNRMKQKHGDIFTVRAAGRYVTVLLDPHSYDAVINDSDSLDFTRYAQVLMQRIFSLQLPHHQPLKEKAIMKKHFAGMNLAVLDSTMSRHLQALLKPETPLNQKHWKDEGLFNFSYSILFKAGYLTLFGEEQNNNRSDPSSIYEEYKKFDGLLTKLARGMLKPEEKRTAQRVQQRLWELLAPAGLAEDSGSSAWLHGYRRLLQEEGADEDTQRKAVLMQLWATQGNVGPAAFWLMGYLLTNPEALMAVKSEFSRISEMETSEAPLVDGPVNTPVFDSALEEALRLTAAPFITREVVQEKTLHMADGQEYLLRKGDRVCLFPFTSPQMDPEIHHEPQKYKYNRFLNEDGLTKKDFYKGGRKLKYYTMPWGAGTNGCVGKQFAINTIRKFVYLVLTNYDLQLCDPHAQMPEVNASRYGFGMLQPEGDLLIRYKQKIPH; this is encoded by the exons ATGATCTGGACTGtcttcctgctcctccatgCCGTCCTGCTGTATTTCATTGTCACACACAGAACCAG GTCCAAGAGTGAACCGCCTCTTGACAAAGGAGTCATCCCATGGTTGGGTCATGCACTCGAATTTGGAAGCGATGCCTCCAAGTTCTTGAATCGCATGAAGCAGAAACATGGCGACATTTTCACA GTGCGTGCTGCTGGACGTTATGTGACAGTGCTGCTGGATCCGCACTCGTACGACGCCGTCATCAATGACTCTGATTCCCTGGACTTTACACGCTATGCACAGGTGCTCATGCAGAGGATCTTCAGCCTGCAGCTCCCACATCACCAGCCTCTGAAAGAAAAAGCCATTATGAAAAA GCATTTTGCGGGAATGAATTTGGCCGTGCTCGACAGCACCATGAGCAGACACCTTCAGGCTTTACTGAAACCAGAGACGCCTCTGAACCAGAAACACTGGAAAGACGAGGGACTGTTCAACTTCTCATACAGCATACTCTTTAA GGCGGGGTACCTGACGCTGTTTGGAGAAGAGCAGAACAACAACCGCTCAGATCCCTCGAGCATCTACGAGGAGTACAAGAAGTTTGATGGCCTCTTAACCAAATTGGCAAGGGGCATGCTGAAGCCAG aggagaagaggacagCACAAAGGGTTCAGCAGAGACTGTGGGAGCTGCTGGCTCCAGCAGGTCTGGCCGAGGACTCCGGGTCGAGTGCTTGGCTTCACGGATACAGGCGACTCCTTCAGGAGGAGGGGGCTGACGAAGACACGCAGAGGAAGGCTGTACTGATGCAACTCTGGGCCACACAG GGTAATGTTGGTCCTGCTGCATTTTGGCTGATGGGCTACTTGTTGACAAACCCTGAAGCTCTGATGGCGGTGAAGAGCGAGTTCAGTCGGATCTCAGAGATGGAGACGTCAGAGGCTCCCCTCGTGGACGGACCTGTGAACACCCCTGTGTTTG ATAGTGCATTGGAAGAGGCACTGAGACTCACTGCTGCCCCCTTCATCACCAGAGAGGTGGTGCAGGAAAAGACCCTCCACATGGCTGATGGCCAAGAGTACCTGCTGCGAAAAGGAGACCGGGTGTGTTTGTTCCCCTTCACCAGTCCTCAAATGGACCCAGAGATTCACCACGAGCCGCAG AAGTACAAATACAATCGCTTCCTGAATGAAGATGGTTTAACAAAGAAGGATTTTTATAAAGGAGGGAGGAAGCTGAAATATTACACCATGCCGTGGGGTGCAGGGACCAATGGCTGTGTGGGGAAGCAGTTTGCAATCAACACCATCAGAAA GTTTGTTTACTTGGTGCTGACTAACTATGATTTGCAGCTGTGTGACCCACACGCTCAGATGCCGGAGGTAAATGCTAGTCGTTACGGATTTGGGATGCTACAACCAGAGGGGGACTTGCTTATCCGATACAAACAGAAGATACCACACTAA